From a region of the Cyanobacterium sp. T60_A2020_053 genome:
- the rlmB gene encoding 23S rRNA (guanosine(2251)-2'-O)-methyltransferase RlmB: MMKNTPKINKPIVKKPAPSTPETEEIDINQDLVYGCYPVLEVLKNERPLNRIYATTKILHDARFSELLQDAKGKGAVLDVVDNKRLSQVTNFANHQGIAITVAPYEYLELADLIRQAKQAKNDPVIIIADGINDPHNLGAIIRTAEALGMQGLIIPQRRAVGVNSTVMKVAVGALEHFPIARVVNLNQAIKELQEAGFWIYGTTMETNNYLHHTKMTGALGLVVGAEDKGISQSVAKSCDFLVSIPMTGKTPSLNASVATAICLYEILRQRIKG; the protein is encoded by the coding sequence ATGATGAAGAATACACCAAAAATTAATAAACCCATCGTAAAAAAACCAGCGCCCTCCACCCCAGAAACAGAGGAAATAGACATCAATCAAGACTTGGTATATGGGTGTTATCCAGTGTTGGAAGTATTAAAAAATGAGCGCCCGTTAAACCGTATTTATGCCACCACGAAAATTCTCCATGATGCGCGTTTTAGTGAATTATTACAAGATGCCAAGGGGAAGGGCGCTGTATTGGATGTTGTGGATAATAAAAGATTGAGTCAGGTGACTAATTTTGCCAATCATCAAGGCATTGCTATAACCGTTGCGCCTTATGAATACTTGGAATTAGCGGATTTAATTCGTCAGGCAAAACAGGCAAAAAATGACCCCGTAATTATTATTGCCGATGGTATAAATGATCCTCACAATTTAGGGGCAATTATCCGCACCGCCGAAGCCTTGGGAATGCAAGGCTTAATTATTCCTCAGCGCCGTGCGGTGGGTGTTAACTCCACTGTAATGAAAGTGGCGGTAGGGGCGCTGGAGCATTTTCCCATTGCTAGAGTAGTAAATTTGAACCAAGCTATTAAGGAATTACAAGAGGCTGGATTCTGGATTTACGGCACAACCATGGAGACTAATAACTACTTACATCATACTAAAATGACAGGGGCGCTGGGTTTGGTGGTGGGCGCTGAAGATAAAGGTATTAGTCAATCGGTGGCGAAATCTTGCGATTTTCTCGTTTCCATTCCCATGACGGGAAAAACCCCCAGTTTAAACGCCTCTGTTGCTACCGCTATTTGTCTTTATGAAATTTTGCGCCAAAGAATCAAGGGATAA